In a genomic window of Sulfurimonas denitrificans DSM 1251:
- a CDS encoding HlyD family type I secretion periplasmic adaptor subunit, protein MENKKITMPSYDDSGVIRFGLAIIFVMFVLMGGWMAYAPLASSAVAVGKVSADLDKKTIQHLEGGKIEKIYVKDGDRVKKDQILLKLSDVQIKAQLNILNSQYQDALALFARLKAQRDGDKVIEFLPESTDENIIKNQRNIFETTKRKIEDENIITNNRITQLQNQIDGLNSLIKSKENRRASISEEILEWESLYKQRLVDKQRIRDLQRENNMIEGDLASTKSDIAKINEQISELQTQQLLREKEFQKETLERYVEAKSHIADLKSKITATEDTLERTAIVAPIDGIVVGFEIHTEGGVVSPAKPILEIVPQDSKLIVVAQVQITDIDKVQVGLIADIRFSAFDLRQSHVVEGKVVHVSADSFINQDGKTQYYSAKIEVTKEGVKSLQDNHFVLVSGMPAEVMIKTGERTALSYLLKPFMDMFSRSFNEE, encoded by the coding sequence ATGGAAAATAAAAAAATAACGATGCCATCATACGATGACTCTGGAGTAATTAGATTTGGATTAGCAATAATCTTTGTGATGTTTGTTCTCATGGGTGGCTGGATGGCTTATGCACCTCTTGCAAGCTCAGCTGTTGCGGTAGGAAAAGTTTCTGCAGATTTGGATAAGAAAACTATTCAGCATTTAGAAGGCGGAAAGATTGAGAAGATATATGTCAAAGATGGAGATAGAGTAAAAAAAGATCAAATTCTTTTAAAGCTTAGTGACGTACAGATAAAGGCTCAATTAAATATTTTAAATTCGCAATATCAAGATGCCTTAGCACTCTTTGCAAGGTTAAAGGCACAAAGAGACGGCGATAAAGTGATTGAGTTTTTGCCTGAATCAACTGATGAAAATATAATAAAAAATCAAAGAAATATATTTGAAACTACAAAGAGAAAAATTGAAGATGAGAATATTATTACAAATAACAGAATCACTCAATTGCAAAATCAGATTGATGGACTTAACTCTCTTATAAAAAGTAAAGAAAATAGACGTGCTTCAATAAGTGAAGAGATTTTGGAGTGGGAATCTCTTTATAAACAGAGATTAGTAGATAAACAAAGAATCAGAGACCTTCAACGTGAAAACAATATGATTGAGGGTGATTTGGCTAGCACAAAGTCTGATATAGCAAAGATAAATGAGCAAATAAGTGAACTTCAAACTCAACAGCTTCTACGAGAAAAAGAGTTCCAAAAAGAGACACTAGAGAGATACGTTGAAGCAAAGTCACATATTGCTGATTTGAAATCAAAAATAACTGCAACAGAGGATACACTAGAGAGAACAGCTATTGTAGCACCAATTGATGGGATTGTTGTTGGATTTGAAATACATACTGAGGGCGGTGTCGTATCGCCTGCAAAACCTATTCTTGAGATTGTTCCACAAGACTCAAAACTTATAGTAGTAGCGCAAGTCCAGATAACAGATATTGATAAAGTACAAGTAGGACTTATTGCTGATATTAGATTCTCTGCTTTTGATTTAAGACAATCACATGTAGTTGAGGGCAAAGTGGTACATGTATCGGCAGATAGCTTTATCAATCAAGATGGCAAAACTCAATATTATTCGGCTAAAATCGAAGTTACTAAAGAGGGAGTTAAGAGCTTGCAAGATAATCACTTTGTATTAGTCTCAGGTATGCCTGCAGAAGTTATGATTAAAACAGGGGAGAGAACGGCACTTAGCTATCTACTTAAACCTTTTATGGATATGTTTAGTAGGAGTTTTAATGAAGAGTAG
- a CDS encoding type I secretion system permease/ATPase, giving the protein MAKIAQNRQKPTNSELKEAILASKKSFIIVGFFSMFINILMLVPSLYMLQLYDRVLASRSEGTLYMLTAIVVVLFITMALLEVVRSKILVKVGNKLDALLSKRVFDSLFEVANKYPGKASSMPLNDLTSIRQFMTGNGLFAFFDAPWIPIYIAVLFMFHPIFGYFAIFAAIVLIAFTIINEYSTKEKLLEANNLSRASNIYVDSNIRNAEVINAMGMKGNILGIWQEKYYGFLNAQNSASNKAGIWANMSKSARMLFQSLILGIGGYLAIKMEVSAGMMIAGSIIMGRALAPLDLIIGSWKGFSAARTSYERLDALLSEFPKEKEYMELPAPEGEVLLEGVVVVPPGATQPSIRGISMLINKGDVVGIVGPSAAGKSSLARIILGLWPLAAGKARLDKADISQWDKADLGKYIGYLPQDIELFEGTVSQNIARFTDVDSVKVVEAAQKAGIHEMILRLPEGYDTRIGVGGATLSGGQRQRIGFARAIYDNPVLVVLDEPNSNLDDQGEAALVKAIQSLKESNTTVILITHRPNILQVTNKLAVIKQGLLEAYGNTNEVLSNMAAAVKDAQAQAQAQTQAQAPMTQAPKISLSKPSS; this is encoded by the coding sequence ATGGCAAAGATAGCACAAAATAGGCAAAAACCGACAAACTCAGAACTCAAAGAGGCTATTTTAGCATCTAAAAAATCATTTATAATAGTTGGTTTTTTTAGTATGTTTATAAATATACTTATGCTCGTTCCATCACTCTACATGTTACAGCTCTATGATAGAGTTTTAGCAAGCAGAAGCGAGGGCACTCTTTATATGCTTACGGCAATTGTAGTTGTTCTGTTTATAACGATGGCACTACTTGAGGTAGTACGCTCAAAAATACTTGTAAAAGTTGGTAATAAACTTGATGCACTTCTTAGTAAAAGGGTTTTTGATTCACTCTTTGAAGTAGCAAACAAATACCCTGGAAAAGCCTCCTCAATGCCGCTAAATGATTTAACTTCAATTAGACAGTTCATGACAGGTAATGGACTTTTTGCCTTTTTTGATGCTCCTTGGATACCGATTTATATAGCAGTACTTTTTATGTTCCATCCAATTTTCGGATATTTTGCAATTTTTGCGGCTATTGTTTTGATAGCGTTTACGATAATTAACGAATACTCAACAAAAGAGAAACTCTTAGAGGCAAATAATTTAAGCAGAGCATCTAATATATATGTAGATTCAAATATAAGAAATGCAGAAGTTATAAATGCGATGGGCATGAAGGGCAATATCTTAGGGATATGGCAAGAGAAGTATTACGGTTTTTTAAATGCACAAAACAGTGCAAGCAATAAAGCTGGAATCTGGGCTAACATGTCAAAAAGCGCAAGAATGCTTTTTCAGTCTCTTATCTTAGGTATCGGTGGATATCTTGCTATAAAAATGGAAGTAAGTGCTGGTATGATGATAGCAGGTTCTATTATCATGGGTAGAGCATTGGCTCCACTTGATTTGATTATTGGTAGTTGGAAAGGCTTTAGTGCAGCTAGAACATCTTATGAGAGATTGGATGCACTCTTGAGTGAATTTCCAAAAGAAAAAGAGTATATGGAACTTCCTGCTCCAGAGGGTGAAGTGCTTTTAGAGGGAGTTGTTGTTGTTCCTCCAGGTGCTACTCAGCCATCAATTCGTGGCATTTCAATGCTGATAAATAAAGGTGATGTTGTTGGTATAGTAGGACCAAGTGCTGCTGGAAAATCATCTTTAGCTAGAATTATCTTAGGTTTATGGCCTTTAGCTGCAGGAAAAGCAAGACTAGATAAGGCAGACATCTCACAATGGGACAAAGCAGATTTAGGGAAGTATATAGGCTACCTGCCTCAAGATATAGAACTTTTTGAAGGAACAGTCAGCCAAAATATAGCAAGATTTACTGATGTTGATTCGGTTAAAGTAGTTGAAGCTGCTCAAAAAGCTGGTATTCATGAGATGATATTAAGGCTTCCTGAGGGGTATGATACTAGAATTGGTGTTGGCGGTGCAACACTCTCAGGTGGTCAAAGACAACGCATAGGTTTTGCTAGAGCTATCTATGACAACCCTGTTTTAGTAGTACTTGATGAGCCAAACTCAAATCTTGATGATCAAGGTGAAGCGGCACTAGTTAAAGCGATACAATCTTTAAAAGAGAGTAATACGACTGTTATTCTGATAACTCACAGACCAAACATACTACAAGTTACAAATAAACTCGCTGTTATAAAACAGGGTCTTTTGGAAGCTTATGGCAACACTAATGAGGTACTCTCAAATATGGCTGCCGCGGTAAAAGATGCTCAGGCACAAGCGCAGGCTCAGACGCAGGCTCAAGCTCCCATGACGCAAGCTCCGAAAATATCGTTAAGCAAACCAAGTAGTTAG
- a CDS encoding SapC family protein — protein sequence MARKVRIFVENAAQHVILKSIDNTTLFKEEQDYILFLEILKELSLNHDMDIHSYILMPQYFEFLATPKHADALSKFMQSLGRKYVGYFNKKYNRTGTLWDGRYKASLIENKSYLFEIMRYIEQQSHVDYLYSSVGKNLLGRADSIVSQNELYKKLGYTDDKRLSEYSQFFYSGINNAKKEFIVSCLEKQLVTGSVDFVKNLQHLVGMTLISKDRGRPKKEDEEKRKKMYKNLVVLDKEQHKDLKISPMENLFFAKQSAFIPVIANEVALVGAAFPVVFTADENPSLVSLVSLGGDSLAINADGKWVTSYVPSYLRKYPFSLASTKENPDQKVILIDEESPLFSKTKGKQLFKKDKEQSETLSHAINFLTSHENQSIITSNVAKAIAASGILEDREISVGEGDEKKVLVNGFRVVDREKLNALSDDILADWVRKGIISLIDAHLKSLDNIQALFNIAHARQS from the coding sequence TTGGCACGTAAAGTTAGAATTTTTGTTGAAAATGCAGCGCAACACGTAATACTTAAGAGCATCGATAATACTACTCTTTTTAAAGAAGAGCAAGATTACATACTATTTCTTGAGATATTAAAAGAGCTTAGTTTAAATCATGACATGGATATTCACTCCTATATCTTAATGCCGCAATACTTTGAATTTTTGGCTACTCCAAAACATGCTGATGCTTTATCAAAATTTATGCAGAGTTTGGGCAGAAAATATGTAGGCTATTTCAACAAAAAATATAATCGTACAGGTACACTTTGGGATGGAAGATATAAAGCATCTCTAATAGAGAACAAGAGTTATCTTTTTGAAATTATGAGATATATAGAACAACAATCACATGTAGATTATCTATATAGCAGCGTTGGCAAAAACCTTCTTGGCAGGGCTGATTCTATCGTTTCTCAAAATGAGTTGTATAAAAAGCTTGGTTATACAGATGATAAGAGACTTAGTGAGTACTCACAATTTTTCTACTCTGGTATAAATAACGCAAAAAAAGAGTTTATAGTGAGTTGTTTAGAAAAACAGCTTGTTACGGGAAGCGTAGATTTTGTTAAAAATTTACAGCATTTAGTCGGCATGACGCTTATCTCAAAAGATAGAGGGCGTCCAAAAAAAGAAGATGAAGAAAAAAGGAAAAAAATGTATAAGAATTTAGTAGTATTAGACAAAGAGCAACACAAAGATTTAAAAATAAGTCCAATGGAGAATCTATTTTTTGCAAAACAGAGTGCGTTTATCCCTGTAATCGCAAATGAGGTAGCATTAGTTGGAGCAGCTTTTCCAGTAGTATTTACAGCGGATGAGAATCCATCTTTAGTCTCGTTGGTATCACTTGGTGGCGATAGTTTGGCTATCAATGCTGATGGAAAATGGGTTACCTCTTACGTTCCATCATATTTGAGAAAATATCCGTTTTCATTGGCAAGCACTAAAGAGAATCCAGATCAAAAAGTTATTCTAATAGACGAAGAGTCACCTCTTTTTTCAAAAACAAAAGGCAAACAACTTTTCAAAAAAGATAAAGAGCAGTCTGAGACTCTCTCACATGCAATCAATTTTTTAACTTCACATGAGAATCAATCAATTATTACAAGCAATGTAGCAAAAGCAATTGCCGCTAGTGGAATACTTGAAGATAGAGAGATTTCTGTTGGCGAGGGCGATGAGAAAAAGGTTCTTGTTAATGGTTTTAGAGTAGTTGATAGAGAGAAGTTAAACGCTCTTAGCGATGATATACTAGCTGATTGGGTTAGAAAAGGAATCATCTCTTTAATAGACGCACACCTTAAGTCACTTGATAATATTCAAGCGCTTTTTAACATAGCACACGCAAGACAAAGCTAG
- a CDS encoding Calx-beta domain-containing protein — protein sequence MTTYLNNYLDSRYKTYKNDFYNGVVRVSYGGYFATGTLLYDGVSILTSAHLFNSLAPSDTTVRLETSLGTVTYDASYTKYEKYDPTSANGDLAIVKLSQSALVDAQRYTLYRQSDEIGKTFTMAGYGIHGNGATGVDERDTNQILKLKTQNTFDADFADIKAKTNLSWSPLAGSQLAADFDDGYAEHDAIGMIMGNANAGLGTMEGLIASGDSGGPAFIDNKLAGVATFVATIDVNGISPDINSSLDSSFGEVASWQRISYYQEWIDKTIRTSYLDAPTKPQDVVKNIKEGADSEVSTTYFLVQYLGIRADIGEIISVDYATRDGSARAGEDYIATKGTLILYLDETQALIPVEIIGDSYYEEDETFYLDIYNNSHGSLGDGVVMLSAMRTIINDDFLL from the coding sequence ATGACTACCTATCTCAACAATTATCTTGATTCAAGGTACAAAACATACAAAAATGATTTTTACAATGGAGTAGTAAGAGTATCTTATGGTGGGTATTTTGCAACAGGCACTCTCCTTTATGATGGAGTCTCTATTTTAACATCAGCTCATCTTTTTAATTCATTAGCTCCCTCAGATACAACGGTGCGGCTTGAGACATCTTTAGGAACCGTTACTTATGATGCTTCGTACACAAAGTATGAAAAATATGACCCAACTAGTGCAAACGGAGATTTGGCGATTGTTAAACTTTCGCAATCTGCACTTGTAGATGCTCAACGATATACACTTTATAGGCAGAGTGATGAGATAGGAAAAACGTTTACAATGGCTGGATATGGCATACATGGAAACGGAGCTACTGGCGTGGATGAGAGAGATACAAATCAGATTTTAAAACTCAAGACTCAGAACACTTTTGATGCAGATTTTGCCGATATAAAAGCAAAAACAAACTTAAGCTGGTCGCCCTTAGCAGGCTCACAACTAGCCGCTGACTTTGATGATGGCTATGCTGAGCATGATGCCATAGGTATGATAATGGGAAATGCCAATGCAGGATTAGGAACAATGGAGGGATTAATAGCATCTGGAGATAGTGGTGGACCTGCTTTTATAGATAATAAACTAGCAGGAGTCGCAACTTTTGTTGCAACCATAGATGTTAATGGTATAAGCCCTGATATAAATAGCTCTCTTGACTCAAGTTTTGGTGAGGTTGCATCTTGGCAGCGTATAAGTTATTATCAAGAGTGGATAGATAAAACTATCAGAACAAGTTATCTAGATGCTCCCACAAAACCCCAAGATGTCGTAAAAAACATAAAAGAAGGTGCAGATTCAGAGGTAAGCACCACTTACTTTTTAGTTCAATATCTAGGAATCCGTGCAGACATTGGCGAAATAATAAGTGTTGATTATGCAACAAGAGATGGAAGTGCTCGTGCTGGAGAAGATTATATAGCAACAAAAGGAACTCTTATATTATATCTAGATGAAACTCAAGCCCTTATACCTGTTGAAATCATTGGAGATAGTTATTATGAGGAAGATGAGACTTTCTATTTGGACATTTACAATAATAGTCATGGCAGTTTAGGAGATGGTGTGGTTATGCTAAGCGCTATGAGAACAATAATAAATGATGATTTTTTACTCTAA
- a CDS encoding IS982-like element ISSude1 family transposase: protein MEENIITIFCLVDDILKAINVKDDVRAKICNAEILTIGYMAVRYFHGNYYSAHQFFMSMKPSYPIDYSRFIRRLNNLHNAIDYAFQLLSEVFYKTAKSTIYSVDSFPVEVCKIERSSTCNIYNHKDMKGYNASKKRFFYGFKVHMVVTTNKEPLHCYISYANEHDATAAKRYLPAMKANSSVIGDKGYVSKKLATFLTKFGVNLNAIQRSNMGEDKDCFIKRRLRKKVETVFSIITGRFGNVIKATSIDGFLTKLKLFITAYSMDCFLKLSDDEKQLSI, encoded by the coding sequence ATGGAAGAGAACATAATAACAATATTTTGTTTAGTAGATGATATATTAAAAGCAATAAATGTAAAAGATGATGTTCGTGCGAAAATTTGTAATGCAGAGATATTAACAATAGGATATATGGCAGTGAGATACTTTCATGGAAATTACTACAGTGCCCACCAATTTTTTATGAGTATGAAACCATCTTATCCAATAGATTACAGTCGTTTTATTAGGAGACTCAATAATTTACACAATGCAATAGATTATGCTTTTCAACTTTTGAGTGAAGTGTTTTATAAAACTGCAAAAAGTACCATTTACTCCGTAGATTCATTTCCAGTAGAAGTTTGTAAAATAGAGCGTTCATCAACTTGTAATATCTACAATCATAAAGATATGAAAGGCTATAACGCTTCAAAGAAAAGATTCTTTTACGGCTTTAAAGTTCATATGGTAGTAACAACGAATAAAGAACCACTACACTGCTATATCTCTTACGCCAATGAACATGATGCAACTGCTGCAAAAAGATATTTGCCAGCGATGAAAGCCAATTCATCTGTCATTGGAGATAAGGGATATGTGTCTAAAAAGCTAGCAACATTTTTAACAAAATTTGGTGTCAATCTCAATGCTATTCAACGCTCAAATATGGGTGAAGATAAAGATTGTTTTATCAAACGCAGACTTAGAAAAAAAGTTGAAACTGTGTTTTCTATCATTACTGGTAGATTTGGCAATGTTATTAAAGCCACTTCGATAGATGGCTTTTTGACTAAACTCAAATTGTTTATTACTGCTTACTCAATGGACTGCTTTTTAAAGTTGTCTGATGATGAAAAGCAACTATCAATTTGA